The DNA segment tttgattgaatttttcaatttaatgtaGGTACACATTAATATCGAGGTATGGCGCCAAAACTTTTACATATTTgtgaaataaattttgtaataatattgtatatGCTTCTCGGTTTTTGATATACCTACCTAAACTTTTATGTAGCgcagttttattttgaataatcttatacttattttgttttaattatacttttgtAGAATGACGTCAATAGATTACACTAAAGTAACAATCAAGGAGAAGGAACTATATACTCCTCCGTTGGACGAAGTAGCTTGTGGTGAGTTTCATTGCTGTTTCTGTGAAAATGTATGTTTAAGTAGGCATAGAAAAATATAGcctaacttttatttttttataggttaccGTCATAAACATTACCCTAACCAGGGACTATCTACTGATGCTCAtatttaaattatgatttaaaaaaaaaagtacattttcTCATAGAATTTTACATGGTTTTAATGTCTTAAACACAAAGACGGATTATCGGTTATTGATGGTAAGCAGTGTTAATAACTTTTAACAATAATACTTTTAACTAAGCAACAAGGGCTGTAATGTTCTAAAGCTCAGAAACTATCATCTTACAAGGATTATGCATTAAGGGACAGAATTGGACCATCAACGCTTGGTGTCAAGCGTACGTGTAGGTATGTGGTAGGTACCAGTAATAGCGACGTCATTGTTATTTGCAGTATTGTCGAATGGTTTAACAACGAACTTCAAGTTTGTGGAAGTGTCAGTGGCCGATAGTCCAGACCTCACTGAACCTCCTTACTATCTCAAATCACCAGGTTAGTAGTCTACATTCTGGGCCCTAGTTCTGCTGCGACATCCGATTTCTAGAACTATTAAATTCTCGTTCAATCTTTAACTTtgcaaagaaaagaaaaaacaaatttaaatttgttttacatAAGGGACTTTAGATAAGAAAACCGAAgctataaattatttgttttaagcaatgatattttatatgtaaaaagaagcagatatgtttcaagcgcacgtcaaggtttgtagatatatatggcgcgatcagatttgaagagtcagtcactatgaagataacatatctgttgtataaaacATCATTGGTTTTAAGACAATATATTACACAATGAAGCTATCTTTATCTATTGTCGTAAAAATACGAGGACGTGTCATCACAATCTCAACaagaataaaaatatcacatgttttatattatgtaatttaagcTTCACCTTTACGGACACACAAttttctcgtcgaactcgtcgattagcGAATTAGCGAAatagttcgacgagcgaattatcCCATATACACAGTTCACTGAGATTCTCGCTGTATGGGTCTCAGtaggttgcgattccgatccggtggtaggttctgcgaagcactactcttgatggagctagtgtcagcaaattctctcaggttgagcctatgagctcacctaccagtctgtgcgtagctggaatagcctcttaggatCGCCATTTTACCTATTTAATGAAAACTTGAAGTCTCATGTCTCAGGGTGAGATACGGTGTTCGCGTAATGTAGTGCCCGGGCTCTGGTCGCCGCCtagcatcagatgggccgtgaacttATTTGCCCACTTATACATATCAATTGTACAACTATCTggatacacatatatataaataattcttCTTGTATTGGTTGTAAGGAAGATTGGATATTGGTATCAGAGGCCTTTCGAAGTCGAAAACTGCTCGAATGAAGAGGTACCTCTCTTTACAGTACAATTTTCCCGGCATCCGCGCATACAAACCATGCTGtaccaataatttattttcgcttctttaaaataatttcatatccTCGACTTTATAGCCTTCATTAATTGAACAACAGGATTGACTGGCGACGCCAAACTGGTCGAGATCGGGGGCCCGCCGTACTTAGTGCCGCAGGTCAAACGCGACAAGATATACGACCTGGCCAAGCTGCTGGAACACTTGAACCGCGACCCCGCCTTCCTCGCCGGCGCTGGAGCCGGACCGTGGCCGTACCTGGGCGTGAACTGCGAGGTAACGGAATGCGCTTTCAAGGACTAAGCAGGAATGCAGTCTGCTGAAAGCCAGCTCCTAGTTCACACCACTGACTTCACGGTGtcgattcaaatatattttgtaccggTCTTATATGTCTCAGTTTATTTCAACATACCAATGTCACCACCGGAGAAGTACCAATGTCGAACCATTGAGAATTAATGACGCTATATAAACTCGGCCGTGCGTGTGCAGGTAAACGTGATGAGAGGAATAGTTTCAAGTAAACCGTAAACTCCTGTATACGTCTGAAGATTTCAGAAATCTATTTAACATTACGACGTTTTCCAGGGTATAGTAAACCTTAGTGTCCGCAACGGTACTGTTGACCAAGGTACCAGAATAGTGTCGGTGCACCCAGTAGGAGCGCCCAAGGGCAGCAGCGGCTACCTCCAGCAACAGCTGCCCAACGACGAGACCAGGACTGCGTTGCTCGGAAACTACCTGCTGACGGAAGGGAAACCCGGAAAGGTACAGGATGCTGTGAGCTTTGTTACAATTACGTCGTGGGGCGTGGGACGTGGTCAGTAATTGCGAACTGAACACTGATATTAGATCTCGTAAGCATACTAAACTAAATTGAACGGGTTTCTGCTGACATTGTCTCGTCTGAATGTGAACATTATTAGCGATCACAATCATAGATCTAgcatatatgtaaagaaaatcctatttatgtaattttgatggaaaaactttgaaattttttagtttaaaaaaaagagatttttcTATAGATTGACTGAACTCTGTCAttgagaaacaaaaaaatgagttcagttttacttaattcaataatactgtgtaaaactataatttgtggaaaataaaggttttaaattttgttttcttaatattgtacagaaaCCGCATAGTTAGATGTCTTTGATTATTGTTCAACCATTTGGAGAATCTTCCCATTATATACATACGTACAGCGTCAATTCACTGTTAATGTGTATGTTGTAATGTAATGTGTATTAATGAGCGATGACAATGACCAGGTAA comes from the Bombyx mori chromosome 10, ASM3026992v2 genome and includes:
- the LOC101745847 gene encoding ester hydrolase C11orf54 homolog isoform X2, which encodes MATLVTSTARMTSIDYTKVTIKEKELYTPPLDEVACVLSNGLTTNFKFVEVSVADSPDLTEPPYYLKSPGLTGDAKLVEIGGPPYLVPQVKRDKIYDLAKLLEHLNRDPAFLAGAGAGPWPYLGVNCEGIVNLSVRNGTVDQGTRIVSVHPVGAPKGSSGYLQQQLPNDETRTALLGNYLLTEGKPGKVIKVVAKNRTGKSNFITSIRETLKTHYGDKVVGLGGAFVLRAGRGYFHVMPDFSRAPLCSDAAVDSWLHYFELDAPLTVVGTLVTGDLGLDLRVQHFHGFSGGGGGAGAGGHYHYDTTPEDVHYEGYFTVASSLIRVDPPVETHTFGRD
- the LOC101745847 gene encoding ester hydrolase C11orf54 homolog isoform X1; the protein is MSLSLLLVFGYAASVQMATLVTSTARMTSIDYTKVTIKEKELYTPPLDEVACVLSNGLTTNFKFVEVSVADSPDLTEPPYYLKSPGLTGDAKLVEIGGPPYLVPQVKRDKIYDLAKLLEHLNRDPAFLAGAGAGPWPYLGVNCEGIVNLSVRNGTVDQGTRIVSVHPVGAPKGSSGYLQQQLPNDETRTALLGNYLLTEGKPGKVIKVVAKNRTGKSNFITSIRETLKTHYGDKVVGLGGAFVLRAGRGYFHVMPDFSRAPLCSDAAVDSWLHYFELDAPLTVVGTLVTGDLGLDLRVQHFHGFSGGGGGAGAGGHYHYDTTPEDVHYEGYFTVASSLIRVDPPVETHTFGRD